A window of Coturnix japonica isolate 7356 chromosome 2, Coturnix japonica 2.1, whole genome shotgun sequence contains these coding sequences:
- the TGS1 gene encoding trimethylguanosine synthase isoform X2: protein MKSMGLPLHFGGHSAHRDFVAKEKYRKRTNMKFMKKKKKKRKELQQKHQDKMEKGCQDHTCGDHKQPISDEPASATEQSAENSKSQIAGEGNCESSESLVNEALPTEQKWEKYWNEYGEGLLWQSWLEKHKDVSSPEAMAASEPWNSPDTKEEWEQHYSELYWYYWEQFQYWTNQGWTTESSHTDSAQLNGVMQETDLSQEMDLVYPEVEGSKVVILELSPPHSRSEEKLTSSAEPHHEIISGICNLSLNLDTLEQKSAPLKEINEDLHEHSSCNSESQCPCVSSQKEPCDGGTRKRRASCENRSINQSGSQESGNSCSSNDKEQLPLCDQDEDEEGEEPPENRSAKVKRSHELDVDENPVEDPEETCSILGFKCGAGQKYGGIPDFTHRSVQYLEKKAKLKSKFLDMRKARKSKNTHIFFTEEPETSCQTNKTLKKVEAFLKQVNEPVEEITYQKASPPGKVEDSSTSSDSEDQESVATAQSVRFSMETSELLTSSVVGGEPGSSKLEEGAMDAVANSTGCQGMEKPKGGSGRVLVPLDIPDYLQAGMEDVSPVVDEKNTAKKKDRKRRRKHKMALGEIPPEIAADPELIKYWAQRYRLFSRFDEGIKLDREGWFSVTPEKIAEHIAVRVAQSFNCNTIVDAFCGVGGNAIQFALTSKRVIAVDIDPEKLSLARSNAEVYGVANQIEFVCGDFMVLAADLKADVVFLSPPWGGPDYATAEIFDIQTMICPDGFEIFRLSKKITNNIVYFLPRNADINQIASLAGPGGKVEIEQNFLNNKLKTITAYFGDLIRPDLS, encoded by the exons ATGAAGAGCATGGGGTTACCTCTTCACTTTGGTGGGCACTCAGCTCACAGGGACTTTGTG gcaaaagaaaaatacagaaagagaacTAACATGAagtttatgaaaaagaaaaagaagaagagaaaagaattacagCAAAAACACCAGGATAAAATGGAGAAGGGATGCCAGGATCACACTTGTGGTGATCATAAGCAGCCCATCTCAGATGAGCCAGCCTCAGCTACAGAGCAAagtgcagaaaacagcaaatctcAGATTGCAGGTGAAGGGAACTGTGAAAGTTCAGAGAGTCTTGTTAATGAGGCGTTACCCACTGAACAGAAATGGGAGAAGTACTGGAACGAGTATGGAGAGGGCCTTCTTTGGCAAAGCTGGCTGGAGAAGCATAAGGATGTCTCGTCACCTGAAGCCATGGCAGCATCTGAGCCTTGGAACAGTCCAGACACCAAGGAGGAGTGGGAGCAGCATTATAGCGAACTGTACTGGTATTACTGGGAACAGTTTCAATACTGGACAAATCAGGGGTGGACTACAGAGAGCTCACACACTGACAGTGCCCAGCTGAATGGGGTTATGCAGGAGACTGATCTTTCGCAAGAAATGGACCTGGTCTACCCAGAGGTTGAAGGCAGCAAAGTGGTGATCTTGGAGCTGTCTCCTCCTCACTCCAGAAGTGAGGAAAAACTCACTTCGAGTGCTGAGCCCCATCATGAGATAATCTCTGGGATTTGTAATTTAAGCCTAAACTTGGACACACTGGAGCAGAAAAGCGCACCTCTAAAAGAAATCAATGAAGATCTTCATGAGCACAGTTCATGTAACAGTGAAAGCCAGTGTCCCTGTGTTTCAAGCCAGAAGGAACCATGTGATGGAGGAACCAGGAAAAGGAGGGCATCTTGTGAAAATAGAAGTATTAACCAGTCAG GTTCCCAGGAGTCAGGTAACTCATGTAGCTCAAATGACAAAGAACAATTGCCGCTTTGTGAtcaagatgaagatgaagaaggagaagagcctcctgaaaacagaagtgccAAAGTCAAGAGAAG CCACGAACTGGATGTGGATGAGAATCCAGTGGAAGATCCTGAGGAAACCTGTTCTATTTTGGGCTTCAAGTGTGGTGCAGGACAAAA gtaTGGTGGGATTCCAGATTTCACTCACCGAAGTGTTCAGTACctggagaaaaaagcaaaactgaagtcCAAATTTTTGGACATGCGTAAAGCAAGGAAGAGCAAAAACACGCACATCTTCTTTACAGAAGAGCCTGAAACATCTtgccaaacaaataaaactctGAAGAAG GTGGAAGCATTCCTGAAGCAGGTTAATGAACCTGTGGAGGAAATCACATACCAGAAAGCCTCTCCTCCTGGTAAAGTTGAGGATTCCTCAACAAGCAGTGACTCAGAGGATCAGGAAAGTGTTGCAACTGCACAGAGTGTGAGATTCAGTATGGAAACGTCTGAGCTGCTGACTTCCAGTGTGGTTGGTGGTGAACCTGGGTCATCTAAGCTGGAAGAGGGAGCAATGGATGCAGTAGCAAACAGCACTGGATGCCAGGGCATGGAAAAGCCCAAGGGTGGCTCTGGAAGAGTGCTGGTCCCTCTGGACATACCTGATTATCTCCAGGCAGGAATGGAGGATGTGAGCCCAG TTgtagatgaaaaaaatactgcaaagaaGAAGGatagaaaaaggaggagaaagcatAAGATGGCATTGGGAGAGATACCTCCTGAGATTGCTGCGGATCCTGAGCTGATCAAGTACTGGGCACAACGCTACAGGCTGTTCTCTCGCTTCGATGAGGGGATTAAACTAGATAGAG aGGGCTGGTTTTCTGTTACTCCTGAGAAGATAGCAGAGCATATTGCAGTCCGTGTCGCTCAGTCATTCAACTGCAATACAATAGTGGATGCCTTCTGTGGGGTTGGAGGAAATGCTATTCAGTTTGCTTTGACCTCAAAAAGAG TGATTGCTGTTGATATCGATCCTGAGAAACTCAGCCTTGCACGCAGCAACGCCGAGGTGTACGGCGTGGCCAACCAGATCGAATTTGTGTGCGGAGACTTCATGGTGCTGGCTGCTGACCTGAAAGCAGATGTTGTGTTCCTTAGCCCTCCTTGGGGTGGGCCTGACTATGCCACTGCTGAAATCTTTGACATCCAAACTATGATTTGCCCAGATGG ATTTGAAATTTTCAGGCTCTCCAAGAAGATCACAAACAACATTGTGTATTTTCTACCTCGGAACGCTGACATTAACCAG atcgCTTCCTTGGCAGGGCCAGGAGGAAAAGTTGAAATAGAACAAAACTTTCTCAATAACAAACTGAAGACAATAACAGCTTATTTTGGGGATCTAATAAGGCCTGACCTCTCCTGA
- the TGS1 gene encoding trimethylguanosine synthase isoform X1: MVQDPRGQRVAELLLRAGAAGGIVCLCSRAFVEDRKLYKLGLKGFYIRDDDESTGEEQASEQENGCPAVTLGVDTDCALDLEEAELDSEAELMKSMGLPLHFGGHSAHRDFVAKEKYRKRTNMKFMKKKKKKRKELQQKHQDKMEKGCQDHTCGDHKQPISDEPASATEQSAENSKSQIAGEGNCESSESLVNEALPTEQKWEKYWNEYGEGLLWQSWLEKHKDVSSPEAMAASEPWNSPDTKEEWEQHYSELYWYYWEQFQYWTNQGWTTESSHTDSAQLNGVMQETDLSQEMDLVYPEVEGSKVVILELSPPHSRSEEKLTSSAEPHHEIISGICNLSLNLDTLEQKSAPLKEINEDLHEHSSCNSESQCPCVSSQKEPCDGGTRKRRASCENRSINQSGSQESGNSCSSNDKEQLPLCDQDEDEEGEEPPENRSAKVKRSHELDVDENPVEDPEETCSILGFKCGAGQKYGGIPDFTHRSVQYLEKKAKLKSKFLDMRKARKSKNTHIFFTEEPETSCQTNKTLKKVEAFLKQVNEPVEEITYQKASPPGKVEDSSTSSDSEDQESVATAQSVRFSMETSELLTSSVVGGEPGSSKLEEGAMDAVANSTGCQGMEKPKGGSGRVLVPLDIPDYLQAGMEDVSPVVDEKNTAKKKDRKRRRKHKMALGEIPPEIAADPELIKYWAQRYRLFSRFDEGIKLDREGWFSVTPEKIAEHIAVRVAQSFNCNTIVDAFCGVGGNAIQFALTSKRVIAVDIDPEKLSLARSNAEVYGVANQIEFVCGDFMVLAADLKADVVFLSPPWGGPDYATAEIFDIQTMICPDGFEIFRLSKKITNNIVYFLPRNADINQIASLAGPGGKVEIEQNFLNNKLKTITAYFGDLIRPDLS, translated from the exons ATGGTGCAGGACCCGCGGGGACAGCGGGTGGCCGAGCTGCTGCTGCGGGCCGGAGCGGCGGGTGGCATCGTGTGCCTCTGCTCCCGAGCCTTCGTGGA GGATCGGAAGTTATATAAGCTGGGATTAAAAGGATTTTATATCAGAGATGACGACGAGAGTACGG GAGAGGAACAAGCATCTGAGCAGGAAAACGGTTGTCCCGCTGTGACGTTGGGAGTGGACACTGACTGTGCTCTGGACCTGGAAGAAGCTGAACTAGACTCAGAGGCCGAGCTTATGAAGAGCATGGGGTTACCTCTTCACTTTGGTGGGCACTCAGCTCACAGGGACTTTGTG gcaaaagaaaaatacagaaagagaacTAACATGAagtttatgaaaaagaaaaagaagaagagaaaagaattacagCAAAAACACCAGGATAAAATGGAGAAGGGATGCCAGGATCACACTTGTGGTGATCATAAGCAGCCCATCTCAGATGAGCCAGCCTCAGCTACAGAGCAAagtgcagaaaacagcaaatctcAGATTGCAGGTGAAGGGAACTGTGAAAGTTCAGAGAGTCTTGTTAATGAGGCGTTACCCACTGAACAGAAATGGGAGAAGTACTGGAACGAGTATGGAGAGGGCCTTCTTTGGCAAAGCTGGCTGGAGAAGCATAAGGATGTCTCGTCACCTGAAGCCATGGCAGCATCTGAGCCTTGGAACAGTCCAGACACCAAGGAGGAGTGGGAGCAGCATTATAGCGAACTGTACTGGTATTACTGGGAACAGTTTCAATACTGGACAAATCAGGGGTGGACTACAGAGAGCTCACACACTGACAGTGCCCAGCTGAATGGGGTTATGCAGGAGACTGATCTTTCGCAAGAAATGGACCTGGTCTACCCAGAGGTTGAAGGCAGCAAAGTGGTGATCTTGGAGCTGTCTCCTCCTCACTCCAGAAGTGAGGAAAAACTCACTTCGAGTGCTGAGCCCCATCATGAGATAATCTCTGGGATTTGTAATTTAAGCCTAAACTTGGACACACTGGAGCAGAAAAGCGCACCTCTAAAAGAAATCAATGAAGATCTTCATGAGCACAGTTCATGTAACAGTGAAAGCCAGTGTCCCTGTGTTTCAAGCCAGAAGGAACCATGTGATGGAGGAACCAGGAAAAGGAGGGCATCTTGTGAAAATAGAAGTATTAACCAGTCAG GTTCCCAGGAGTCAGGTAACTCATGTAGCTCAAATGACAAAGAACAATTGCCGCTTTGTGAtcaagatgaagatgaagaaggagaagagcctcctgaaaacagaagtgccAAAGTCAAGAGAAG CCACGAACTGGATGTGGATGAGAATCCAGTGGAAGATCCTGAGGAAACCTGTTCTATTTTGGGCTTCAAGTGTGGTGCAGGACAAAA gtaTGGTGGGATTCCAGATTTCACTCACCGAAGTGTTCAGTACctggagaaaaaagcaaaactgaagtcCAAATTTTTGGACATGCGTAAAGCAAGGAAGAGCAAAAACACGCACATCTTCTTTACAGAAGAGCCTGAAACATCTtgccaaacaaataaaactctGAAGAAG GTGGAAGCATTCCTGAAGCAGGTTAATGAACCTGTGGAGGAAATCACATACCAGAAAGCCTCTCCTCCTGGTAAAGTTGAGGATTCCTCAACAAGCAGTGACTCAGAGGATCAGGAAAGTGTTGCAACTGCACAGAGTGTGAGATTCAGTATGGAAACGTCTGAGCTGCTGACTTCCAGTGTGGTTGGTGGTGAACCTGGGTCATCTAAGCTGGAAGAGGGAGCAATGGATGCAGTAGCAAACAGCACTGGATGCCAGGGCATGGAAAAGCCCAAGGGTGGCTCTGGAAGAGTGCTGGTCCCTCTGGACATACCTGATTATCTCCAGGCAGGAATGGAGGATGTGAGCCCAG TTgtagatgaaaaaaatactgcaaagaaGAAGGatagaaaaaggaggagaaagcatAAGATGGCATTGGGAGAGATACCTCCTGAGATTGCTGCGGATCCTGAGCTGATCAAGTACTGGGCACAACGCTACAGGCTGTTCTCTCGCTTCGATGAGGGGATTAAACTAGATAGAG aGGGCTGGTTTTCTGTTACTCCTGAGAAGATAGCAGAGCATATTGCAGTCCGTGTCGCTCAGTCATTCAACTGCAATACAATAGTGGATGCCTTCTGTGGGGTTGGAGGAAATGCTATTCAGTTTGCTTTGACCTCAAAAAGAG TGATTGCTGTTGATATCGATCCTGAGAAACTCAGCCTTGCACGCAGCAACGCCGAGGTGTACGGCGTGGCCAACCAGATCGAATTTGTGTGCGGAGACTTCATGGTGCTGGCTGCTGACCTGAAAGCAGATGTTGTGTTCCTTAGCCCTCCTTGGGGTGGGCCTGACTATGCCACTGCTGAAATCTTTGACATCCAAACTATGATTTGCCCAGATGG ATTTGAAATTTTCAGGCTCTCCAAGAAGATCACAAACAACATTGTGTATTTTCTACCTCGGAACGCTGACATTAACCAG atcgCTTCCTTGGCAGGGCCAGGAGGAAAAGTTGAAATAGAACAAAACTTTCTCAATAACAAACTGAAGACAATAACAGCTTATTTTGGGGATCTAATAAGGCCTGACCTCTCCTGA